One window from the genome of Paraclostridium sordellii encodes:
- a CDS encoding TDE2712 family protein, translated as MAKIVIKSEILEMMLYIWDSLHQKEKIADSFFIELADQTDMKYLYDEDFTKESVRKVLSAMSNRELLNKPTKKESRYWNKNMWMLEDLEFTNMMIAPVKQLNLDYMEDKLSKEEYEVIFIPGHMDEYYMDENKLIINFFNITVDLFGEGPVTIAGKPFNEYIEEKLLSI; from the coding sequence TTGGCTAAAATTGTAATTAAAAGTGAAATCTTAGAAATGATGCTTTATATTTGGGATTCACTACATCAAAAGGAAAAGATAGCAGATTCATTTTTTATAGAACTAGCGGATCAAACGGATATGAAATATCTATATGATGAAGACTTTACAAAGGAATCTGTAAGAAAGGTACTTTCCGCAATGTCAAACAGAGAGCTTCTAAATAAACCAACAAAAAAGGAAAGTAGATACTGGAATAAAAACATGTGGATGCTTGAAGATTTGGAATTTACAAATATGATGATAGCACCAGTAAAGCAGCTTAATTTAGACTATATGGAAGATAAATTAAGTAAGGAAGAATATGAGGTAATATTTATTCCAGGACATATGGATGAATATTATATGGATGAAAATAAATTAATAATCAATTTCTTTAATATTACAGTAGATTTATTTGGGGAAGGCCCAGTAACAATAGCAGGTAAACCATTTAATGAATATATAGAAGAAAAGCTTCTTAGTATATAG
- a CDS encoding ABC-F family ATP-binding cassette domain-containing protein — MLQVTNVGLRFGDKELFKDVNLKFTKGNCYGIIGANGAGKSTFLKILAGDIEANTGSISITEKERMSVLRQDHFKYEEDTVLDVVIMGHARLYEIMKEKDALYMKADFSEEDGIKAAELEGEFAELDGWDAETNAEKLLMGLGITKDVHYKQMKELTGGDKVKVLLAQALFGKPEILIMDEPTNHLDFQSINWLNNFIMDLEDSIVIVVSHDRHFLNQICTNIVDVDFGKIQMYVGNYDFWYESSQLALQLAKDQNKKAEEKIAQLKEFIARFSSNASKAKQATSRKKQLEKLEVEDIQPSRRRYPYVGFTPEREIGNEVLEVNNLTKTVDGVKVLDNVSFRLDRDDKVAFLGDEIAITTLFNIIMGEDTPDSGDFKWGVTTSQSYLPKNHNKYFDGVEYSLVDWLRQYSEEKSESFIRGFLGRMLFSGEEALKQAQVLSGGEKVRCMLSKLMLSNANVLVLDDPTNHLDLESITSVNKGLEKFPGVLIFNSHDQEMIQTLANRIIEITPNGIMDRKTTLDEYLDNKEIQKQLKEMYGDAKK, encoded by the coding sequence ATGTTACAAGTTACTAATGTTGGTCTTAGATTTGGGGATAAAGAGTTATTCAAAGATGTTAACTTAAAATTCACTAAAGGAAATTGTTACGGAATAATAGGAGCTAATGGAGCAGGAAAATCTACTTTCCTAAAAATATTAGCTGGTGATATAGAAGCAAATACAGGAAGTATATCAATAACTGAAAAAGAAAGAATGTCAGTACTTAGACAGGATCACTTCAAATATGAAGAAGATACAGTACTTGATGTTGTTATAATGGGACATGCTAGACTTTATGAAATAATGAAAGAAAAAGATGCATTATATATGAAGGCTGATTTCTCAGAAGAAGATGGTATAAAAGCTGCTGAACTTGAAGGAGAGTTTGCTGAACTTGACGGATGGGATGCAGAAACAAATGCAGAAAAATTATTAATGGGTCTTGGAATAACTAAAGATGTACATTATAAGCAAATGAAAGAATTAACAGGTGGAGATAAAGTTAAGGTATTATTAGCTCAAGCTTTATTTGGTAAACCAGAAATACTAATCATGGACGAACCTACAAACCACTTAGACTTCCAATCAATAAACTGGTTAAATAACTTCATAATGGATTTAGAAGATTCTATAGTAATAGTTGTATCACATGATAGACACTTCTTAAACCAAATATGTACAAATATAGTTGACGTTGACTTTGGTAAAATACAAATGTATGTTGGTAACTATGATTTCTGGTATGAATCAAGTCAATTAGCATTACAATTAGCTAAAGATCAAAACAAGAAAGCTGAAGAAAAAATAGCTCAATTAAAAGAGTTCATCGCAAGATTCAGTTCAAATGCATCTAAAGCAAAGCAAGCAACTTCTAGAAAGAAACAATTAGAGAAGTTAGAAGTAGAAGATATACAACCATCAAGAAGAAGATATCCATATGTTGGATTTACTCCTGAAAGAGAAATAGGTAATGAAGTTTTAGAAGTGAATAACTTAACTAAAACTGTAGATGGTGTTAAAGTTTTAGATAATGTAAGCTTTAGATTAGATAGAGATGATAAGGTAGCATTCTTAGGAGATGAGATAGCTATAACTACATTATTTAATATAATAATGGGTGAAGATACTCCAGATAGTGGAGATTTCAAGTGGGGTGTAACAACTTCTCAAAGTTATCTTCCTAAAAACCACAATAAATACTTTGATGGTGTAGAGTATTCATTAGTTGACTGGTTAAGACAATATTCAGAAGAAAAAAGTGAAAGTTTCATAAGAGGTTTCTTAGGTAGAATGTTATTCTCTGGAGAAGAAGCTTTAAAACAAGCTCAAGTTTTATCTGGAGGAGAAAAAGTTAGATGTATGTTATCAAAGCTTATGTTATCAAATGCTAACGTTTTAGTTTTAGATGACCCAACTAACCACTTAGACCTAGAATCTATAACTTCTGTAAATAAAGGTTTAGAAAAATTCCCAGGAGTATTAATATTTAACTCTCATGACCAAGAGATGATACAAACTCTTGCAAATAGAATAATAGAAATAACTCCAAATGGAATAATGGATAGAAAAACTACTCTTGATGAGTACTTAGATAATAAAGAAATACAAAAGCAATTAAAAGAAATGTACGGAGATGCAAAAAAATAA
- a CDS encoding molybdopterin-binding protein: MKKIKTVDAVGHVLCHDITQIIPGEFKGRAFKKGHVVKEEDIEKLLSLGKDNLYVFEKEEGMVHENDGAIFLKNITAGKNLEFSEIKEGKIDFIANCDGLLKINVDKLFELNCIDDIMMATLHNNYIVHKGLKVAGTRVIPLMVEQEKLDKAKLVIGEDKIINVIPFKKKKVGIVTTGNEVYHKRIVDKFGPVMIEKMKNYDCEILGQTICPDDTEIIKNAIQDFLDKGAELILCTGGMSVDPDDLTPAAIKQTGADIITYGSPILPGAMFLLAYNKGVPIMGIPGCAMYSKTTVLDVVLPRILIDEKLTKADIARYGHGGLCMNCEICTYPACNFAK, translated from the coding sequence ATGAAAAAAATAAAAACAGTAGATGCAGTGGGACATGTGTTATGCCATGATATAACCCAGATTATACCAGGAGAATTTAAAGGAAGGGCATTTAAAAAAGGACACGTGGTAAAGGAAGAAGACATAGAAAAATTACTATCCCTTGGAAAGGATAATTTATACGTATTTGAAAAAGAAGAAGGAATGGTTCATGAAAATGATGGAGCTATATTTTTAAAAAATATAACTGCTGGGAAAAACTTAGAATTTAGTGAGATTAAAGAAGGAAAAATAGATTTTATAGCAAACTGCGATGGACTTTTGAAAATAAATGTAGATAAGCTATTTGAACTTAATTGTATAGATGACATAATGATGGCTACATTACATAATAATTATATAGTTCATAAAGGGCTTAAAGTAGCAGGAACAAGAGTAATACCTTTAATGGTAGAACAAGAAAAGCTAGATAAAGCAAAATTGGTTATAGGTGAAGATAAAATAATCAATGTTATTCCTTTTAAAAAGAAAAAAGTTGGGATAGTAACAACAGGAAATGAAGTTTATCATAAAAGAATAGTTGATAAATTTGGACCTGTTATGATAGAAAAAATGAAAAATTATGACTGTGAGATATTAGGACAAACAATATGCCCTGATGATACAGAAATTATAAAAAATGCTATACAAGATTTTCTAGATAAAGGTGCAGAGCTTATACTTTGTACAGGTGGAATGAGTGTAGACCCGGATGATTTAACTCCTGCAGCTATAAAACAAACTGGAGCAGATATAATAACTTATGGTTCGCCAATACTTCCAGGAGCAATGTTTTTATTAGCATACAACAAGGGTGTACCTATAATGGGTATACCAGGATGTGCTATGTACTCAAAAACAACTGTTTTAGATGTAGTACTTCCTAGAATTTTAATAGATGAAAAGCTTACAAAAGCGGATATAGCAAGATATGGACATGGGGGTCTTTGTATGAACTGTGAAATCTGTACTTATCCGGCTTGTAATTTTGCTAAGTAG
- the mocA gene encoding molybdenum cofactor cytidylyltransferase, producing MVNAIVMASGFSTRMGKNKLLMKYRGKTIIENVFDAISKCDFNEVLVVSQYEEILSIAKQYNFKGIFNENADIGQSESIKLGIRNSKVCEGYMFFVGDQPFLDELDIKKLISKFKDDKSKIIIPTCENRKGNPVIFPNSLANNLMMLKKDEKGKKVISEYDKIEYVKVKEKTLLDIDTQEDYDCLINLY from the coding sequence ATGGTAAATGCAATAGTTATGGCATCTGGCTTTTCAACTAGAATGGGAAAAAATAAACTATTAATGAAATATAGGGGAAAAACAATAATTGAAAATGTTTTTGATGCAATAAGCAAATGTGACTTTAATGAAGTTTTAGTGGTTAGCCAGTATGAAGAAATATTAAGTATAGCAAAACAATATAATTTTAAAGGTATATTTAATGAAAATGCAGATATTGGACAAAGCGAATCTATAAAATTAGGAATAAGAAATAGTAAGGTTTGTGAAGGCTATATGTTTTTCGTGGGAGACCAACCTTTTTTAGACGAGCTTGATATAAAAAAACTTATAAGTAAATTTAAAGATGATAAAAGCAAAATAATAATACCTACATGTGAAAACAGAAAAGGTAATCCAGTTATATTTCCTAATTCATTAGCAAATAATCTGATGATGTTAAAAAAGGATGAAAAGGGTAAAAAGGTAATAAGTGAATATGATAAAATAGAGTATGTAAAAGTAAAGGAAAAAACTTTATTAGATATAGATACTCAAGAAGATTATGACTGCTTAATAAATTTGTATTAA
- the yqeC gene encoding selenium cofactor biosynthesis protein YqeC, whose amino-acid sequence MLEDLLEISLNDIITVVGAGGKTSLITYLSKRLSSNYKVLLTTTTKIYLPKSSDFNNMIMLNEKSDTFIDKGITLCGKFVNNENKVVGLSFNELDKLLEKFDISLIEGDGSKRKKLKGWKEDEPLVHPKTTKCIGVLDITSYNMYINETNIHRVDKFLEICGKFDSKVSLENLKNIILNKNGLFKNSVGEKILFINKVENSYKEELTDKLIKMIKKEDNNMKVIYGSLIKNYYKKG is encoded by the coding sequence ATGCTAGAGGATTTATTAGAAATAAGTTTAAATGATATAATAACAGTTGTTGGAGCTGGAGGAAAGACTTCTTTAATAACTTATTTATCTAAAAGACTTTCTAGTAATTATAAAGTTTTATTAACTACGACAACCAAAATATATTTACCTAAATCTAGTGATTTTAATAATATGATTATGTTAAATGAAAAGAGTGATACCTTTATTGATAAAGGTATCACTCTTTGTGGTAAATTTGTTAATAATGAAAATAAAGTAGTAGGATTGAGCTTTAATGAATTGGATAAATTATTAGAAAAATTTGATATAAGTTTAATAGAAGGAGATGGTTCTAAACGAAAAAAGCTAAAAGGATGGAAAGAAGATGAACCTTTAGTTCATCCAAAGACAACTAAATGTATAGGAGTGCTAGATATAACATCATACAATATGTATATAAATGAAACTAATATACATAGGGTGGATAAATTTTTAGAGATTTGTGGCAAGTTTGATAGCAAAGTAAGCTTAGAAAATTTAAAAAATATAATATTAAATAAAAATGGATTATTTAAGAACTCAGTAGGAGAAAAAATTTTATTTATAAATAAAGTAGAGAATAGTTATAAAGAAGAGTTAACTGATAAGTTAATTAAAATGATAAAAAAAGAAGATAATAATATGAAAGTTATTTATGGTAGTTTAATAAAAAATTACTATAAGAAGGGATAA
- a CDS encoding MalY/PatB family protein, translating into MYNNVMNFDDGVNRINTNSVKYDKYKENFNTDKDDIIPMWIADMDFKTCDEITKALQTKLITGNLGYDTVNGYYEAVEDWMKKRHGLKITKEDIVYTPGVVTAINFLLKILVKENDKVLVQSPVYHSFFRVLNENNCDIVQSELELNNNRYEINFEEFERQISTGVKVFILCNPHNPVGRVWEKEELERLVEICESYKVFIISDEIHSDLIFKGYKHNSLTTVSPYYKDNIVTLTAPSKTFNLAGLYTSNVIITNEKIRKKYKDLFSTDPNVLGAVALIAAYTKGEKWLEELLVYIENNYNYVNDYISKNIPKIKVTKQEGTFLTWLDCRELRLSDEDLDRFFIDKAKLALSSGAVFGNGGSGFMRMNIGCPLNTIKEALCRLKIVVDDI; encoded by the coding sequence ATGTATAATAATGTGATGAATTTTGATGATGGAGTAAATAGAATAAATACAAATTCTGTAAAATATGATAAATATAAAGAAAACTTTAATACAGATAAAGATGATATAATTCCTATGTGGATTGCAGATATGGATTTTAAAACCTGTGATGAAATAACTAAAGCATTACAAACTAAATTAATTACTGGAAATCTTGGATATGATACAGTAAATGGTTATTATGAAGCTGTAGAAGATTGGATGAAAAAAAGACATGGACTTAAAATAACTAAAGAGGATATTGTATATACTCCAGGAGTTGTAACGGCTATTAATTTTTTACTTAAAATACTTGTAAAAGAAAATGATAAAGTTTTAGTTCAATCACCTGTATATCACTCTTTCTTTAGAGTATTAAATGAAAACAATTGTGATATAGTTCAAAGTGAATTAGAATTAAATAATAATAGATATGAAATTAATTTTGAAGAATTTGAAAGACAAATTTCCACAGGAGTAAAAGTATTTATATTATGTAACCCACATAATCCTGTTGGTAGAGTATGGGAAAAAGAAGAACTTGAGAGATTAGTTGAAATATGTGAAAGCTATAAAGTATTTATAATAAGTGATGAAATACACTCAGATTTAATATTTAAAGGATATAAACATAACTCACTAACAACAGTATCCCCTTATTATAAAGATAATATAGTTACATTAACGGCACCAAGCAAAACGTTTAACCTAGCAGGATTATATACATCAAATGTTATAATTACTAATGAAAAAATAAGAAAAAAATATAAAGATTTATTCTCAACAGACCCTAATGTATTAGGTGCAGTAGCTTTAATTGCAGCATATACGAAAGGTGAAAAATGGTTAGAGGAACTTCTTGTATATATTGAAAATAATTATAACTATGTAAATGATTATATAAGTAAAAATATTCCTAAAATTAAAGTTACAAAACAAGAAGGTACATTTTTAACTTGGCTAGACTGTAGAGAACTAAGATTAAGTGATGAAGATTTAGATAGGTTTTTTATAGATAAAGCTAAATTAGCTCTAAGCAGTGGGGCTGTATTTGGAAATGGTGGTAGTGGATTTATGAGAATGAACATAGGGTGTCCTTTAAATACGATAAAGGAAGCTTTATGTAGATTGAAAATTGTAGTGGATGATATATAG
- a CDS encoding pyridoxal phosphate-dependent aminotransferase: protein MNFSSRIKSVEASTIMELLTYAEEAKKQGKKVYYLNIGQPDIKTPENFFKAIANDKENVLEYALSEGLPELRKAIQKYYKEYDINFDIEDILILNGGSEALFFTMLTICNEGDNILVPEPFYSNYNSFANAVGVQIKPITTLAENGFHLPSKEEIVSKIDKNTRAILFSNPGNPTGVVYTKEEIKMISEIAKEHDLWIIADEVYREFVYEGEYTSLGNVKEVEDRVIIVDSVSKRYSACGARIGCLASKNKEFMGEILKLCQARLSVPTLEQVGAVELYKTPNSYLEEVNEEYRERRDVLYNELIQVPGVICKKPTGAFYIVAKLPVKSADDFVKWMLSDFEIDGETVMPCPAEGFYKTEGLGVDEIRLAYILNKEDLAKAAKILKEGLEAYLKLNK from the coding sequence ATGAATTTTTCTTCAAGAATAAAATCAGTAGAGGCTTCAACTATAATGGAGTTATTAACTTATGCAGAAGAAGCTAAGAAACAAGGGAAAAAAGTATATTATTTAAATATAGGACAACCAGATATAAAAACTCCTGAAAACTTTTTTAAGGCTATAGCTAATGATAAGGAAAACGTATTGGAGTATGCGTTATCTGAGGGTCTACCAGAACTTAGAAAAGCTATACAAAAATATTACAAAGAATATGATATAAACTTTGATATAGAAGATATATTAATATTAAATGGTGGTAGTGAAGCTTTATTCTTTACAATGTTAACTATATGTAATGAAGGGGATAATATATTAGTACCAGAGCCATTTTATTCAAATTACAATAGTTTTGCAAATGCAGTAGGGGTTCAAATAAAGCCTATAACTACACTTGCTGAAAACGGATTCCATTTACCAAGTAAAGAGGAAATCGTATCTAAAATAGATAAAAATACTCGTGCAATATTATTCTCAAATCCAGGGAATCCAACTGGGGTAGTTTATACTAAAGAAGAAATAAAAATGATTTCAGAAATAGCAAAAGAACATGATTTATGGATAATTGCTGATGAAGTTTATAGAGAGTTTGTATATGAAGGTGAATATACAAGTTTAGGAAATGTTAAAGAGGTTGAAGATAGAGTTATAATTGTAGACAGTGTTTCTAAGAGATATAGTGCATGTGGAGCTAGAATCGGATGCTTAGCTTCTAAAAATAAAGAGTTTATGGGTGAAATATTAAAACTTTGTCAAGCTAGACTATCTGTTCCTACATTAGAACAAGTTGGAGCTGTAGAGTTATACAAAACTCCAAACTCATATTTAGAAGAAGTTAACGAAGAGTATAGAGAAAGAAGAGATGTATTATATAATGAACTTATACAAGTTCCAGGTGTTATATGTAAAAAACCTACAGGAGCATTTTATATAGTTGCTAAACTTCCAGTTAAGAGTGCAGATGATTTTGTAAAATGGATGCTAAGTGACTTTGAAATAGACGGAGAAACAGTAATGCCATGTCCAGCTGAAGGATTCTATAAAACAGAAGGTCTTGGTGTAGATGAAATAAGACTTGCATATATATTAAATAAAGAAGATTTAGCTAAAGCTGCTAAAATCTTAAAAGAAGGATTAGAAGCTTACTTAAAGCTTAATAAATAA
- a CDS encoding sulfurtransferase, producing the protein MTNLVNAKWLKENLDNKNLVIVDCRFDLMNKEYGKKSYENNHISGAVRVDIETELSSEVKEHGGRHPLPEINELESTFKNLGINNDSIVICYDDGDLAGPSRLWWILKYLGHDKVFVLDGGINKFIEIGGETNNVIPSINKGNFKANVDDSMRVNMNYVKDRLYNDKIAIIDSREHKRYLGEFEPVDRKAGHIPSAMNYFWMDILDKNENNFNIKSVDELKKHFKKLKNYDEVIVYCGSGITACPNSLALNESGIKHKVYTGSFSDWVSYDDNKVNTTEI; encoded by the coding sequence ATGACAAACTTAGTAAATGCTAAATGGTTAAAAGAAAACTTAGATAACAAAAATCTTGTTATAGTTGATTGTAGATTTGATTTAATGAATAAAGAGTATGGAAAAAAAAGTTATGAAAATAATCATATATCTGGTGCAGTTAGAGTTGATATAGAAACTGAATTATCTAGTGAGGTTAAGGAACACGGTGGTAGACATCCACTTCCCGAAATAAATGAACTTGAATCTACATTTAAAAACTTAGGAATAAATAACGATTCTATAGTAATATGCTATGATGATGGAGATTTAGCAGGTCCTTCAAGATTATGGTGGATATTAAAGTATTTAGGTCATGATAAAGTTTTTGTTTTAGATGGAGGTATAAATAAGTTTATCGAAATTGGAGGAGAAACTAATAATGTCATTCCATCAATAAATAAAGGTAACTTCAAAGCCAATGTAGATGATTCTATGAGAGTTAATATGAATTATGTTAAGGATAGATTATACAATGATAAAATCGCAATAATAGATTCAAGAGAACACAAGAGATACTTAGGAGAATTTGAGCCTGTAGATAGAAAAGCTGGTCATATTCCTAGTGCAATGAATTATTTCTGGATGGATATACTTGATAAAAATGAAAATAACTTTAATATAAAATCTGTAGATGAGCTAAAAAAACATTTTAAAAAACTTAAAAACTATGACGAAGTAATAGTTTATTGTGGCTCAGGTATAACAGCTTGCCCTAATAGTTTGGCTCTTAACGAGTCTGGAATTAAACATAAGGTGTATACTGGAAGCTTTAGTGACTGGGTTAGCTATGACGATAATAAAGTTAATACAACTGAAATATAA
- a CDS encoding ABC transporter ATP-binding protein produces the protein MLKEFIKYYKPYKKLFILDLLAAFAVALCDLVYPMITRNIMDDVVPNKDVRMLVIFAIALFVIFIAKAFLNYFMQYWGHVVGVRMQADMRSDVFTHLQKLPNTYYNNNKSGVIMSRIINDLMEVSELAHHGPEDLFISIVMLFGSFLILIKINIPLTLIVFSILPIILWYAISQRKKMNRAFKETRVKTGEVNATLENSIAGMRVTKSFCTEEEELNKFNKSNNVFKHAREVAYKVMGTYFSGMFLLIDILELVALIAAGYFTYMNYITLGDFAAYLLYVKMFIQPVRKLINFTEQYQNGMTGFERFIEIVEEETEKESYNPIELKNVKGNIEIENVSFTYEDDNEVFSNLSLDIKAGKTIALVGPSGGGKTTLCNLIPRFFDFTSGDIKIDGISVKDVSLKSLRENIGVVAQDVFLFTGTIRDNIVIGKTNASEKEVIEAAKKAKIHDFVVSLPDGYDTYIGERGVKLSGGQKQRISIARIFLKNPPIMILDEATSALDNVTEYEIQKSLEELSKDRTNLVVAHRLSTIKNADEIIVLTENGIEERGNHEELIEKGGVYAGLQRK, from the coding sequence ATGTTAAAAGAATTTATCAAATACTATAAGCCATATAAAAAATTATTTATACTGGATTTATTAGCAGCTTTTGCAGTTGCTTTATGTGATCTAGTTTATCCCATGATAACTAGAAATATAATGGATGATGTAGTACCTAATAAAGATGTTAGAATGCTAGTTATATTTGCTATAGCTTTATTTGTTATATTTATAGCTAAAGCTTTTCTAAACTATTTCATGCAATATTGGGGTCATGTTGTAGGAGTTAGGATGCAAGCTGATATGAGAAGTGATGTATTTACTCATCTACAAAAACTACCGAACACATATTATAATAATAATAAATCGGGAGTTATAATGTCTAGAATAATAAACGATTTGATGGAAGTTTCAGAACTTGCTCATCATGGACCAGAGGACTTATTCATATCTATTGTAATGTTATTTGGGTCTTTTTTAATACTTATAAAGATTAATATACCACTTACACTAATAGTATTCTCTATTTTGCCTATAATACTTTGGTATGCAATATCACAAAGAAAGAAAATGAATAGAGCTTTTAAAGAAACAAGAGTAAAAACTGGAGAAGTAAATGCTACACTAGAAAATAGTATTGCTGGTATGAGAGTTACAAAATCTTTTTGTACAGAAGAAGAAGAGTTAAATAAATTTAATAAATCTAATAATGTATTTAAACATGCAAGAGAAGTTGCCTATAAGGTTATGGGTACATATTTTTCTGGCATGTTTTTATTAATAGATATATTGGAATTAGTTGCATTAATTGCAGCTGGATATTTTACTTATATGAATTATATAACACTTGGAGATTTTGCAGCATATCTTTTATATGTGAAAATGTTTATACAGCCAGTTAGAAAGCTTATAAACTTTACGGAACAGTATCAAAATGGTATGACTGGATTTGAACGATTTATAGAGATAGTTGAAGAGGAAACAGAAAAAGAATCTTATAATCCAATAGAACTTAAAAATGTAAAAGGAAATATTGAAATAGAAAATGTGTCTTTCACATATGAAGATGATAATGAAGTATTTAGTAACTTAAGTTTGGATATCAAAGCAGGAAAGACAATAGCTTTAGTTGGACCATCAGGTGGAGGAAAAACTACACTATGTAATTTAATTCCAAGGTTTTTTGATTTTACATCAGGGGATATAAAGATAGATGGAATTAGTGTAAAAGATGTAAGCTTAAAATCTTTAAGAGAAAACATAGGAGTTGTAGCACAAGATGTATTTTTATTTACTGGGACAATAAGAGATAATATTGTAATAGGTAAAACAAATGCAAGTGAAAAAGAAGTTATAGAAGCTGCTAAAAAAGCTAAAATACACGATTTTGTTGTAAGTTTGCCTGATGGATATGACACATACATTGGAGAACGAGGAGTGAAATTATCTGGAGGACAAAAACAAAGAATTTCTATAGCAAGAATATTTTTAAAAAACCCTCCAATAATGATTTTAGATGAAGCTACTTCAGCGCTAGATAATGTTACAGAATATGAAATACAAAAATCTTTAGAAGAATTAAGTAAAGATAGAACAAATTTAGTTGTTGCACATAGATTGTCAACTATAAAAAATGCAGATGAAATAATTGTTTTAACTGAAAACGGAATTGAAGAAAGAGGAAATCATGAAGAGCTTATTGAAAAAGGTGGAGTTTATGCAGGGCTTCAAAGAAAATAA